From the genome of Colletotrichum higginsianum IMI 349063 chromosome 4, whole genome shotgun sequence, one region includes:
- a CDS encoding Maltose permease, translating into MGNRGEAPACSGSDVPSPDYKTLDDPTAISSGVVVAGRSDPKGEAALEEEKKKARKDSSYVPSSASFRQSPVMADPKNESTARHHDEKLQSEQLEDVNAAANAALPESHSNEKLGFRDLWENKRVLGFCLLIYLLPINFGYEVSTIGKLLAVTPFAQRFGHEVNGKWQVAAQDQQILNAAGTIGIFVSAFATGFISDIFGRKKTIGVACLICCGGTILQYFATTVMMLFGGKVIATFGFGLGHSLGPVFVAELAPVKMRGVCLVLVNTMITVGQWLNSATVLASDHYKNDLSWRIPLITQLIPPGLLLCGLAFLPESPSWLLIKGRREEAAKSYLRFNGPKFDVDAAMAVATVAIAKEQEARKEQESARWVDCFTGTNRRRTLIIVMVYLSQQAIGVNFVSGYLTYYFRLAGVNNPLAIGQAAYAIQFVGNMTSWPLVDRYGRRPLIVGGVFSMTALLLLIGGISTIGSPASLSATVAFMVIWGFMYQATLGAVAYSVGGETASINIMCSTAASCLVLQVMPYLLNTDQANLGGKICFIFFGLSLPICAWLYLYFPEMKGRNYAEIQEMFSNRVPARKFKSYVCEAGAGGQEEKKLQEDEA; encoded by the exons ATGGGGAATCGCGGAGAGGCACCCGCATGCTCTGGTTCCGATGTACCATCCCCGGACTATAAGACTTTGGATGATCCCACCGCCATCAGTTCCGGAGTGGTTGTAGCAGGACGCAGCGACCCCAAAGGAGAGGCAGCAttggaagaagaaaaaaaaaaagctcGAAAGGATTCCTCGTACGttccctcctccgcctccttcaGACAATCGCCCGTCATGGCGGATCCCAAGAACGAATCGACGGCCCGGCACCACGACGAAAAGCTGCAATCTGAACAGCTCGAGGACGTTAACGCCGCGGCCAATGCAGCACTACCCGAATCGCATTCCAACGAGAAGCTTGGGTTCCGTGATCTGTGGGAGAACAAGCGTGTGCTGGGTTTCT GCTTGTTGATTTATCTTTTGCCCATCAACTTTGGCTATGAAGTCTCGACCATCGGAAAActcctcgccgtcacccCCTTCGCCCAGCGTTTCGGCCACGAAGTCAACGGCAAATGGCAGGTTGCCGCCCAAGACCAGCAGATCCTCAACGCAGCGGGCACCATCGGCATCTTCGTCTCGGCCTTTGCCACGGGTTTCATCAGCGACATCTTTGGCCGCAAAAAGACCATCGGCGTCGCGTGCTTGATCTGCTGTGGCGGCACGATTCTCCAATACTTCGCCACGACCGTCATGATGCTGTTTGGCGGCAAGGTCATTGCGACTTTCGGGTTCGGTCTGGGCCACTCACTGGGCCCCGTGTTCGTGGCGGAGCTCGCACCGGTCAAGATGCGCGGTGTCTGCCTCGTGTTGGTTAACACTATGATTACCGTTGGCCAGTGGCTCAACTCTGCGACCGTATTGGCGAGTGACCATTACAAGAACGATCTGTCATGGAGGATCCCCCTGATTACCCAACTCATCCCTCCCGGCCTGCTGCTTTGCGGTCTGGCCTTTTTACCCGAGTCTCCCAGTTGGCTCCTGATCAAAGGCCGCCGTGAAGAGGCCGCCAAGTCGTACTTGCGATTCAATGGTCCCAAATTCGACGTGGACGCCGCCATGGCTGTTGCTACAGTTGCCATTGCCAAGGAGCAGGAGGCCAGGAAGGAACAGGAGTCAGCCCGCTGGGTTGACTGCTTCACTGGAACCAATCGCCGTAGAACGCTTATCATCGTGATGGTCTACCTATCCCAGCAGGCTATTGGTGTCAACTTCGTTTCAGG GTACCTCAC GTACTACTTCCGTTTGGCCGGCGTGAACAACCCCCTCGCGATCGGACAGGCAGCGTATGCGATCCAGTTCGTCGGTAACATGACTTCGTGGCCCCTCGTCGACCGATATGGAAGACGCCCCTTGATCGTTGGCGGCGTCTTCTCCATGACGGCGCTCCTGCTactcatcggcggcatcagCACCATCGGCAGCCCCGCTTCTCTGTCGGCAACTGTAGCTTTCATGGTCATCTGGGGTTTCATGTACCAGGCGACGCTGGGTGCTGTTGCGTACTCTGTTGGAGGAGAAACTGCTAG TATCAACATCATGTGCTCGACTGCAGCGTCCTGTCTGGTATTGCAGGTTATGCCGTATCTACTCAACACAGATCAGGCCAACCTGGGGGGTAAGATCTGCTTCATCTTCTTTGGCCTGTCTTTGCCCATCTGCGCCTGGCTGTACTTGTACTTCCCCGAGATGAAGGGCCGCAACTACGCGGAGATCCAGGAGATGTTCAGCAACCGCGTGCCGGCCAGGAAGTTCAAGTCGTACGTATGTGAAGCCGGCGCTGGGGGccaagaggagaagaagctgcagGAGGACGAAGCATAA
- a CDS encoding MutT family protein → MEFLSMSRDDVRLHVSSSSSPSVDKVTVGAAILRHGTSGPSILLLKRNPDEKYYPNVFEIPGGKVDATDPTVRDAIIREVAEETQMTVLDVAASLSRIIYTTEKLVKSPTGECEIIKRRALQLNYVVTVEGTDFQVNEEEHSVGIWASRDSLDQIPITSEMGALVSEVLGLEEGRSAVAGHASGVIGCTR, encoded by the coding sequence ATGGAGTTTCTGTCGATGTCACGCGATGATGTTCGACTACACGTTTCCTCAAGCAGCTCCCCCTCAGTCGACAAAGTGACGGTTGGTGCCGCCATCTTGCGGCATGGCACTTCAGGTCCTAGTATCCTTCTGCTCAAACGAAACCCCGATGAAAAGTACTACCCGAACGTCTTTGAGATACCAGGAGGCAAGGTGGATGCAACCGATCCTACAGTCCGCGATGCTATTATACGAGAAGTTGCCGAAGAGACGCAAATGACGGTGTTGGACGTCGCAGCGTCGTTATCCCGCATAATATACACCACCGAGAAGCTAGTGAAGTCGCCGACCGGGGAGTGTGAAATCATCAAGCGTCGCGCTTTACAGCTGAACTACGTTGTCACAGTGGAAGGGACGGACTTTCAGGTTAACGAAGAGGAACACTCCGTGGGAATTTGGGCGAGCCGCGATAGTCTGGATCAAATCCCCATTACTTCGGAGATGGGAGCATTGGTATCAGAAGTTCTGGGCTTGGAAGAGGGTCGGTCTGCTGTGGCCGGCCATGCCTCAGGTGTGATTGGATGCACTCGATGA
- a CDS encoding Carboxylic ester hydrolase, translating to MSERTHIKSERFSPSGSWTFEIVSLCVAILAAAAIVGVLAAYDGKPLASWRFQITINAVIALLATVATATMAVVLSSGISQLKWIHFKMRREPLSDMEVFDDASRGTWGALMMLVKLRGGFLGSFGAFVAISTLAFSPFAQQIATFHARTTNSTAGATNLRAQEYLIALSSQSASEGFIPILPFKAAVYNGLFAENGKPWLSLPVNCQTGNCTWEPFETLGVCNTCVDLSEFMIRACEDGSNPEGDMTECGWSIPVGAKLKTHADVFSMTPIFPQGLGDMSYSTIMKLVFMGTENQGGIAGELAPWARQCTLQACVQTLSSSVVNGELREKILHVETNDTVATATQESLEPIYISGEETKMSYPINMKVMMGMRSWFSDLFRNGSASRNQEVINKNITTPDNVIVNLTVGISSGETFFDTDIVQAFYWNYYEYPAGIDMLMNDLATSVTVSFRSFNGTNVTGVAHTVESYIHVEWSFLALPLFTVLLTVLFLCASIYQTYRHKASLWKSSVLATLVHGLDRSARERLEDLGGLREQQKEAKTVKVQLDEDEGGLLRLSKYDDI from the exons ATGTCGGAGAGGACGCACATCAAATCGGAAAGATTTTCTCCATCTGGCTCCTGGACGTTTGAAATAGTCAGTCTCTGCGTCGCTATTCTTGCTGCGGCCGCAATCGTTGGTGTTCTTGCGGCATACGATGGCAAGCCGCTGGCATCATGGCGTTTCCAGATCACCATCAATGCCGTCATCGCCTTGCTGGCCACCGTGGCCACCGCCACGATGGCCGTTGTGCTTTCCAGCGGGATTAGCCAGTTGAAATGGATTCATTTCAAAATGCGCCGCGAACCTCTGTCCGACATGGAAGTGTTCGACGATGCCAGCCGAGGCACATGGGGAGCCCTGATGATGCTCGTCAAGCTTAGGGGAGG ATTCTTAGGCTCTTTTGGGGCTTTCGTTGCTATCTCGACGCTGGCTTTCAGCCCTTTCGCACAACAAATTGCAACATTTCATGCTCGGACAACCAACTCCACCGCGGGAGCAACAAACCTCCGAGCCCAGGAATACTTGATCGCCCTGAGTAGCCAAAGCGCGTCGGAAGGGTTCATCCCGATTCTTCCATTCAAAGCTGCTGTCTACAATGGCCTGTTTGCCGAGAACGGCAAGCCATGGCTGAGCCTGCCTGTCAACTGCCAGACCGGAAACTGCACGTGGGAACCTTTCGAGACTCTTGGCGTCTGCAATACCTGCGTGGACCTGTCCGAGTTCATGATTCGCGCCTGTGAAGATGGCTCAAACCCCGAAGGCGACATGACGGAGTGCGGCTGGTCTATCCCTGTCGGCGCCAAGCTCAAGACGCATGCCGACGTCTTCAGCATGACCCCGATCTTCCCACAGGGTCTCGGCGACATGTCCTATTCAACCATTATGAAGCTTGTGTTCATGGGGACCGAGAATCAAGGCGGGATCGCAGGCGAACTCGCTCCGTGGGCTCGTCAGTGCACCCTCCAAGCCTGCGTCCAGACTCTGAGCTCCTCGGTTGTCAACGGCGAACTGAGGGAAAAGATACTTCATGTCGAAACAAATGACACTGTAGCCACGGCAACCCAGGAGTCCCTCGAACCAATCTACATCTCTGGAGAAGAAACGAAAATGTCGTACCCGATCAACATGAAGGTCATGATGGGCATGCGGTCGTGGTTTTCAGACCTGTTCCGCAACGGATCGGCTTCTCGGAACCAGGAGGTAATCAACAAGAACATCACCACGCCAGACAACGTCATTGTCAACCTCACTGTCGGCATCTCAAGTGGTGAAACCTTCTTTGATACCGACATTGTCCAGGCTTTCTACTGGAACTACTACGAGTATCCCGCCGGCATAGACATGCTCATGAACGACCTTGCAACTAGCGTAACGGTGAGCTTCCGAAGCTTCAATGGAACCAACGTCACTGGGGTGGCGCATACTGTTGAAAGCTACATTCATGTGGAATGGAGTTTCCTGGCACTCCCTCTTTTCACCGTTCTGCTCACAGTCCTCTTCTTGTGTGCTTCAATCTACCAGACTTACCGACATAAGGCAAGCTTGTGGAAGAGCAGCGTGCTGGCAACTTTGGTGCATGGGCTGGACAGAAGCGCAAGAGAGAGGTTGGAAGATCTGGGTGGCTTGAGGGAGCAGCAGAAAGAGGCCAAGACAGTCAAGGTACAAttggatgaggatgagggagGGCTCTTGAGGCTGTCCAAATACGATGATATCTAG